Proteins from a single region of Harmonia axyridis chromosome 4, icHarAxyr1.1, whole genome shotgun sequence:
- the LOC123677700 gene encoding activated Cdc42 kinase-like isoform X3 encodes MEILPEGVNANFKKGPGLYEFLVEAELQHYFNSFKNNLKITHPSQLKFTIEGDLIEMGMSKPEIRRLRKYYEKHFPHNYLSKFKKLLTQKKQEYSNTESCLLNNADTMTLSRAPKMSSKHIIPAASISINKELGMGEFGVVQQGVWCNEGERIQVAIKCLSKDRMQSNMVEFLKEASIMHNIDHPNIVRFFGVVLPNIEGSLMLVTELAPLRSLLECLKEPSLRSSFPVLTLCDFAYQIVDGMTYLEANRLIHRDLAARNILVFSKNKVKISDFGLSRALGQGKDYYQTNFNVNLKLPIAWCAPECITYLRFTSASDVWAFGVTLWEMFSYGFQPWAALTGQQILEAIDEPNFQRLEQPECCPLDHYNLMLDCWRHEASQRPRFADIGPILAEYRPEQVQTKLAASEGPHMLSFRIGDVITVLDKKTHSPLWKGITVSGKTGLFDPSNLVTYLGNDLPSSSFLRTESTRSSQRRKLRSEMISAPQGDFKHTGHVGLDGAYFGDLGFLGGSKGNYSSVPTQVVAPYRPHKDLEAAPLLEDHIPTPVPLQDHEYHEISDEETSHSPHLDLGPSLLAEMEMMFTSLGQQHISNDHEGSNRSNELREKLNSTKKKQATIKPISAHDQKTLDTAIALANEITTRSMSAPAPTTPASPNKKKFSFRFPSVSDSDKHVEKRNFSEEALSTSDLQKFMDSPSTHKQEFSKELRLPLWDKASAEFYFAKSRELLSRPFPLSSNMPHSSCKNLSDIENDFMHDNLGFEGHFENLSFEEELPRRSRFAYRDRTLTKSENMARKTYDPRFRNEHNRDFSDQVGVPSLNFNAPKFIEASYVYYKTDNIMDNGFNHRVSEKKSEYAIDNFRQRTLSYSDTIQDGNFPRRNGRSIRDRNRRRQSYNPRAYDSSSSDSDCISVGSVDLDWRRRKRLSRHSGSNSSIRSEMVKKSTNPFLKPNFSLKMMGRSPPPSNSILSGLSPTSVSRCQKLSSNTSSSDSSL; translated from the exons atggAAATACTTCCAG agGGTGTTAATGCTAATTTTAAGAAAGGTCCTGGGCTTTATGAATTTTTAGTGGAAGCTGAACTCCAACAttatttcaatagtttcaa aaataatttgaaaataacacaCCCCTCACAGCTAAAATTCACTATAGAAGGAGATTTGATAGAGATGGGAATGTCAAAACCAGAAATTAGGAGGCTACGAAAATATTATGAGAAGCACTTTCCACATAACtatctatcaaaatttaaaaaactgctTACTCAGAAAAAACAAGAATACTCAAATACCGAATCCTGCCTCTTAAATAATGCAGATACCATGACTTTATCTAGAGCACCTAAAATGTCCAGCAAACATATAATACCAGCTGCCAGTATTTCTATAAACAAAGAGTTAGGTATGGGGGAGTTTGGCGTTGTGCAACAAGGGGTCTGGTGTAATGAGGGAGAAAGAATACAG GTTGCAATAAAGTGTTTATCGAAGGATAGAATGCAGAGCAACATGGTAGAGTTTCTTAAAGAAGCATCAATAATGCACAATATAGACCATCCGAATATTGTTAGATTTTTTGGAGTTGTCCTACCAAATATTGAAGGTAGTTTGATGTTAGTAACCGAATTAGCTCCTCTGAGGTCACTCTTGGAATGTTTGAAAGAGCCATCTCTCAGATCTAGTTTTCCTGTATTGACTTTATGCGATTTTGCCTATCAGATTGTAGATGGTATGACATATTTAGAGGCTAATAGATTGATTCATAG AGATTTAGCAGCAAGAAATATCTTGGTATTCTCTAAAAATAAGGTAAAAATTTCCGATTTTGGATTGAGTCGTGCATTGGGACAAGGAAAGGACTACTATCAGACTAATTTCAATGTTAATTTGAAATTACCTATTGCTTGGTGTGCACCAGAATGTATAACATACCTTCGCTTCACATCTGCAAGCGACGTTTGGGCTTTTGGA GTTACCCTCTGGGAAATGTTTTCCTATGGTTTCCAACCTTGGGCTGCCTTAACAGGACAACAAATATTAGAAGCAATAGATGaaccaaattttcaaagatTGGAACAACCAGAGTGCTGTCCTCTAGATCATTATAATCTAATGTTAGATTGCTGGAGACATGAAGCTTCACAAAGACCTAGATTTGCTGATATTGGGCCAATTTTAGCAGAATATAGACCAGAACAAGTTCAAACAAAACTAGCCGCCTCAGAAGGACCTCATATGCTTTCTTTCAGAATCGGAGATGTTATTACAGTTTTAGATAAAAA AACACACAGTCCTTTGTGGAAAGGAATTACTGTAAGTGGAAAAACAGGCCTGTTTGATCCAAGCAATTTAGTTACTTACTTGGGAAATGATCTACCGAGTTCCTCTTTTCTAAGAACGGAGAGCACCAGATCTTCTCAAAGGCGAAAACTAAGAAGTGAAATGATTAGTGCACCTCAGGGAGATTTCAAGCATACCGGACATGTTGGTTTGGATGGAGCTTATTTTGGTGATTTAGGATTTTTGGGAGGTTCTAAAGGAAAT tATAGTTCTGTACCAACACAAGTTGTTGCCCCATATAGACCGCATAAAGATCTGGAAGCTGCTCCATTGCTAGAAGATCATATACCTACCCCTGTGCCACTTCAAGACCATGAATACCATGAAATCAGCGATGAAGAAACTTCTCATAGTCCACATTTAGATCTTGGTCCATCACTTCTTGCAGAGATGGAAATGATGTTCACTTCTTTGGGACAGCAACACATTTCCAATGATCATGAGGGATCTAATAGGAGTAATGAACTTAGGGAAAAACTAAACAGCACAAAGAAAAAACAG GCTACAATCAAGCCCATATCTGCTCATGACCAGAAAACATTGGATACAGCTATTGCTTTGGCCAATGAAATAACAACTAGGTCGATGTCTGCTCCTGCTCCTACGACTCCAGCATCTCCAAACAAAAAgaaattcagtttcagatttccTTCTGTATCGGATTCAGATAAACATGtagaaaaaaggaatttttctGAAGAAGCATTGTCTACATCTGATTTGCAG AAATTCATGGATTCTCCTTCCACACACAAACAAGAATTTTCAAAAGAGCTGAGGCTTCCTCTATGGGATAAAGCTTCAGCGGAATTCTACTTCGCCAAATCTAGAGAGTTATTGTCCCGTCCATTTCCTCTATCCAGTAACATGCCCCATAGCTCTTGTAAGAATTTATCGGATATTGAGAACGATTTTATGCACGATAACCTGGGCTTCGAAGGCCACTTCGAAAATCTGTCCTTCGAAGAGGAACTGCCCAGAAGGTCGCGTTTCGCTTACAGAGATCGCACGCTGACGAAATCCGAGAATATGGCTAGAAAGACCTACGATCCTCGGTTCAGAAATGAACATAACAGGGACTTTTCGGATCAAGTCGGAGTGCCTAGTCTAAATTTCAACGCTCCCAAGTTCATTGAAGCCTCGTACGTTTACTATAAGACTGATAATATAATGGATAATGGTTTCAACCATCGTGTTTCTGAGAAAAAGTCTGAATACGCTATTGACAATTTTAGACAGCGCACTTTAAGTTACAGCGATACAATACAGGACGGTAATTTTCCCAGAAGGAATGGTAGAAGTATACGCGATCGTAACCGCAGAAGACAAAGCTACAACCCTAGGGCCTACGATTCGTCTTCGAGCGACAGCGACTGTATCAGTGTAGGGTCTGTAGATTTGGATTGGCGCAGGCGCAAAAGACTTTCCCGTCATTCCGGTTCGAATAGTAGTATTCGATC
- the LOC123677919 gene encoding transcription factor HES-1-like has translation MTAKNKRPSEPRRANKPLMEKRRRARINQSLAALKTLILDSAKAEKTKHSKLEKADILELTVRHFQRHRSLDVKGVNQYKAGYSDCVREVQRYLETPDVQTMTIIDPGIRQRLLRHLESCVTEVDMDLRPPNPALEERLQGPEENNNENEATINPVQKHHTVKEEKLKTDGNYVLLLPEHYLQLANALGVNIKHQEDLSTPSVSHPQLNEVPRKEPSENIVKNVENMWRPW, from the coding sequence ATGACCGCCAAAAACAAACGACCGTCGGAACCACGTAGAGCCAACAAACCCCTGATGGAGAAGAGAAGACGAGCACGCATCAACCAGAGCCTGGCAGCTCTCAAGACCCTCATCCTGGACAGCGCGAAGGCTGAGAAGACCAAACATTCCAAGCTGGAGAAGGCTGATATCCTGGAACTAACAGTGCGTCACTTCCAAAGACACAGGAGTCTTGACGTCAAAGGTGTCAACCAGTACAAAGCTGGCTATTCGGATTGCGTACGTGAAGTTCAGAGGTATCTAGAAACACCAGACGTCCAAACCATGACCATTATAGACCCTGGTATCCGACAAAGGCTGTTGAGACATCTCGAGAGTTGTGTTACTGAAGTAGACATGGATCTTCGACCACCAAACCCAGCGTTGGAAGAGCGGTTACAAGGTCCTGAAGAGAACAACAACGAGAACGAAGCCACCATTAACCCTGTACAAAAACACCATACAGTCAAAGAGGAAAAACTGAAGACAGATGGCAATTACGTTCTACTTCTTCCTGAGCATTACCTACAACTGGCGAACGCCTTGGGTGTCAACATAAAACACCAAGAAGATCTCTCGACACCTTCTGTATCTCATCCGCAGTTGAATGAAGTGCCACGGAAAGAACCAAGTGAGAATATAGTTAAAAATGTGGAGAATATGTGGAGGCCTTGGTAA
- the LOC123677774 gene encoding 39S ribosomal protein L20, mitochondrial, which translates to MVFTSLVNYIRARGPDEFWRKRQIFKLAAHYVGRRRNCYSIAIKNVHRALVYSTKGRKLKKLDMGDLWNCRVRAGCEEHGIDYYTFRESLARENIMLNRKALSELACWEPYTFQSLAEIAKQRASNDGLNCLNRIENKDRIVSRMLKNKK; encoded by the exons ATGGTTTTCACATCCTTAGTCAATTATATAAGAGCACGGGGCCCTGATGAATTTTGGCGAAAGCGGCAAATATTCAAACTAGCTGCA CATTATGTAGGACGACGAAGAAATTGTTACagtattgcaataaaaaatgtaCATCGCGCACTTGTATATTCTACTAaaggaagaaaattaaaaaaactggaTATGGGGGAT CTATGGAATTGTAGAGTACGAGCAGGTTGTGAAGAACATGGAATTGATTATTACACTTTCAGAGAAAGTTTAGCCAGAGAAAATATAATGCTCAATAGGAAAGCTCTGTCTGAGTTGGCTTGTTGGGAACCATATACTTTTCAATCATTAGCTGAAATAGCAAAACAAAGAGCATCAAACGATGGCCTTAACTGTTtgaatagaattgaaaataaagatcGTATTGTCAGTAGaatgttaaaaaataaaaaatag